The Cyclobacteriaceae bacterium genome includes a region encoding these proteins:
- a CDS encoding peptidase, with translation MRIFRLIILLLIWNASQAVAQKFPTPKEHFGFNIGDDYHLATYSQTEAFFKILATSNRAKLVDIGLTEEGRHQYQLIVSSPENIKKLDRYKEISTKMARAEGITEQQALAMAAEGKAIVWIDGGLHADETVGTHQLIQSVYEFITRDDAETLRILDKVIILFTHANPDGQELVSNWYMREPKPEKRSVEDLPKLYQKYVGHDNNRDFFMLNMKETQNMGRQLFIEWIPQIMYNHHQSGPGGSVVAGPPYRDPFNYVFDPMMITGIDAVGAAIVNRLNAEKKPGYTRLGGSVFSTWYNGGLRTTTHFHNMIGLLTETVGSPTPGDIPLVPGRLIPNNNTPNPVAPQRWHYQQSIDYSVTMNYAVLDYAARNSDLLLMNIYRMGKNSIDRGSADYWTPYPARIEAINTAYKSKPRKETPRVSSEQIGLMGGSSDIPTSYYDSIFRKPALRDARGYVIPSDQPDFATAVKFVNALIRTGIGIQIAKTDFTIGKKKYPAGSYIVKNNQAFRPHIIDMFEPQDHPNDFQYPGGPPVRPYDAAGWTLAFQMGVKFDRFIEDFTGPFEKINYGELQTLKGSIETSSAGYLLNPKANNSVIAVNDLLKEGVDVYRLPEGVAGKNIASGTYYVVASPKAKSILEKDAAEFGLKATAVSKLPSTGLAKVSNVRIALWDEFGGSMASGWIRWLMEQYHFKAEVIFPKTIDAGDLNKKYDVIIFVSGAIPAVRTEGANEFGTPREPKESQIPAEYHSTLGKITADKSIPMLKKFLEAGGKIVTIGSSTNLAYHLGLPVKNAITEIGPNGVERRLPGDKYYVPGSILRINLDSTQSATWGMSNKADVYFSNSPVFKLGPDAVISGKVKPLAWFGEENPLRSGWAWGANYLKGGVVAFEAPVGNGKLYAFGPEITFRGQAHGTFKLLFNELFSVDERSVKLDGKK, from the coding sequence ATGAGAATCTTCCGTCTAATCATCCTTCTTCTGATCTGGAATGCATCACAAGCTGTGGCTCAGAAGTTCCCAACACCCAAGGAACATTTCGGTTTCAATATTGGAGATGATTATCATCTGGCTACCTATTCTCAAACAGAAGCTTTCTTCAAGATCCTTGCGACCTCCAATCGCGCAAAGCTGGTAGATATTGGTCTTACTGAAGAGGGCAGGCATCAGTATCAACTCATTGTTTCTTCTCCGGAAAATATTAAGAAGCTGGATCGCTATAAAGAGATTTCTACGAAAATGGCCCGTGCCGAAGGAATTACAGAGCAACAAGCTTTGGCGATGGCGGCAGAAGGAAAAGCAATCGTATGGATTGATGGAGGATTGCACGCTGACGAAACAGTTGGAACGCATCAACTGATTCAGAGTGTCTATGAATTCATAACACGCGATGATGCTGAAACGCTACGCATTCTTGATAAAGTAATCATTCTGTTCACCCATGCTAATCCCGATGGTCAGGAGCTTGTGTCCAATTGGTATATGCGCGAACCAAAACCGGAAAAAAGATCTGTAGAGGATCTTCCCAAGCTTTATCAGAAATATGTAGGTCACGATAATAATAGAGATTTCTTCATGCTCAACATGAAGGAAACTCAAAATATGGGAAGGCAACTCTTCATTGAATGGATTCCCCAGATCATGTACAACCATCATCAAAGCGGTCCGGGAGGATCCGTTGTTGCAGGTCCGCCATATCGCGATCCGTTTAATTATGTTTTTGATCCGATGATGATCACCGGAATTGATGCGGTTGGTGCTGCTATTGTTAACAGATTAAATGCGGAAAAGAAACCAGGCTATACACGCCTTGGCGGATCCGTTTTTTCTACCTGGTATAATGGAGGATTGCGTACCACAACTCACTTTCATAATATGATTGGCTTGCTAACAGAAACAGTGGGCAGTCCGACACCAGGTGATATTCCTTTGGTACCAGGAAGATTGATCCCTAATAATAATACTCCGAATCCTGTAGCGCCTCAACGGTGGCATTATCAGCAATCCATCGATTATTCAGTAACCATGAATTATGCTGTGTTGGATTATGCTGCGCGCAACAGTGATCTGCTCTTAATGAACATTTACCGGATGGGAAAAAATTCTATTGATCGTGGAAGCGCTGACTACTGGACACCCTATCCTGCAAGAATAGAAGCGATTAATACTGCCTATAAAAGCAAACCGCGGAAAGAAACGCCGAGAGTTTCATCCGAGCAGATCGGACTCATGGGTGGAAGCTCAGACATTCCAACCAGTTATTATGACAGTATTTTCAGAAAGCCTGCTTTGCGTGATGCACGTGGTTATGTAATTCCGTCTGATCAACCGGATTTTGCAACAGCTGTGAAGTTTGTTAATGCATTAATAAGAACTGGGATCGGGATACAGATCGCCAAAACTGATTTTACTATCGGAAAGAAAAAGTATCCTGCAGGATCATACATTGTTAAAAATAATCAAGCGTTCCGTCCACACATTATTGATATGTTTGAGCCTCAGGATCATCCAAATGATTTTCAATATCCGGGCGGACCTCCGGTACGTCCCTATGATGCAGCAGGTTGGACGCTTGCATTTCAAATGGGAGTGAAGTTTGATCGCTTCATTGAAGACTTCACGGGACCCTTTGAAAAAATAAACTATGGTGAACTTCAAACATTAAAAGGAAGTATTGAGACTTCTTCTGCCGGATATCTATTAAATCCAAAGGCAAACAATTCTGTAATAGCGGTAAATGATTTGTTGAAAGAAGGTGTGGATGTTTATCGTTTGCCGGAAGGTGTTGCTGGTAAGAACATTGCAAGTGGAACGTATTATGTTGTTGCAAGTCCCAAAGCAAAGAGTATTCTGGAAAAGGATGCGGCAGAGTTTGGATTAAAAGCGACAGCAGTTTCCAAATTACCATCAACAGGGCTTGCTAAAGTTTCAAATGTTCGCATTGCCTTATGGGATGAGTTCGGTGGCTCAATGGCCTCCGGTTGGATCCGCTGGCTGATGGAGCAATATCACTTTAAGGCTGAAGTAATTTTCCCCAAGACGATCGATGCTGGTGATCTTAACAAGAAGTATGATGTGATCATTTTTGTTTCAGGAGCAATCCCGGCGGTTCGTACAGAGGGTGCAAATGAATTTGGAACGCCAAGAGAACCAAAGGAAAGTCAGATCCCGGCCGAATACCATTCGACGCTTGGAAAGATCACAGCAGATAAATCTATTCCGATGTTAAAAAAATTCCTGGAAGCAGGAGGGAAGATCGTAACGATTGGAAGTAGCACAAATCTTGCATATCATCTGGGGCTGCCAGTTAAAAATGCGATAACGGAGATTGGACCTAATGGAGTTGAGAGAAGATTGCCAGGAGATAAGTACTATGTTCCCGGAAGTATTCTGCGCATCAATCTTGATTCAACACAAAGTGCAACATGGGGAATGTCGAACAAGGCAGATGTATATTTTTCAAATAGCCCGGTATTTAAACTCGGACCTGATGCAGTGATCTCAGGAAAAGTAAAACCTCTCGCATGGTTCGGTGAAGAAAATCCATTACGCAGCGGCTGGGCATGGGGAGCAAACTATCTTAAAGGTGGTGTGGTAGCGTTTGAGGCACCTGTTGGTAATGGAAAATTATATGCTTTCGGACCAGAGATTACATTCAGAGGTCAGGCGCATGGAACTTTCAAACTACTCTTCAACGAACTTTTCAGTGTTGATGAACGAAGCGTAAAACTTGATGGCAAGAAATGA
- a CDS encoding DUF1272 domain-containing protein has protein sequence MLELRPICENCGKKLPPNSTEAMICTFECTFCTECVHDILHNVCPNCGGGFERRPVRPLEKLVKNPPKQEPYLKPVDFEKFQSLLLKNRNVDPSMR, from the coding sequence ATGCTGGAACTACGTCCCATCTGCGAAAACTGCGGTAAGAAGCTGCCACCCAACAGTACGGAAGCGATGATCTGCACGTTCGAGTGTACTTTTTGTACGGAGTGTGTTCATGATATTCTGCACAATGTCTGTCCCAATTGCGGAGGCGGCTTTGAAAGGCGACCTGTGCGTCCGCTTGAAAAACTAGTTAAGAACCCGCCGAAGCAAGAGCCATATCTCAAGCCGGTCGACTTTGAGAAATTTCAATCGCTGCTGTTAAAAAACAGGAACGTGGATCCATCGATGCGATAG
- a CDS encoding DJ-1/PfpI family protein — MKKLLIVLFLIVSVKSFSQNAADDVAYYCALCNNDCDKIAFEKPGVCNHCNMTLVKMSKAERMKELSWKPITVAFYLQDGVEVLDFAGPMEVFAYAGFKVFTVSKTTSPILSQGILKIIPDYSIANAPESDMIAFFGGNGERSFDSDVIGWLKSRESKTKYFFSVCTGAFALGKAGLLDNKTATTFHLSIDNLKKSFSKTTVVSDARFVDNGTVITTAGISAGIDGALHLVAKLKGEKAAIDAAYYMEYDKWTPKQGLILEAKP, encoded by the coding sequence ATGAAAAAGCTCCTGATCGTTTTGTTTCTGATCGTTTCAGTGAAATCGTTTTCTCAGAATGCGGCTGATGATGTCGCTTATTATTGCGCGCTTTGCAATAATGACTGCGATAAGATCGCATTTGAAAAACCGGGTGTATGTAATCATTGTAATATGACGCTAGTGAAAATGTCTAAAGCAGAACGTATGAAAGAATTATCGTGGAAACCGATCACAGTTGCTTTCTATCTTCAGGATGGTGTTGAAGTGCTGGATTTTGCCGGGCCCATGGAAGTTTTCGCTTACGCGGGATTCAAAGTCTTCACGGTGTCCAAAACTACCAGCCCAATTCTTTCTCAGGGCATCCTTAAGATCATTCCGGATTACAGCATTGCCAATGCACCCGAGTCTGACATGATCGCGTTTTTCGGAGGTAATGGAGAGCGTTCCTTTGACAGCGATGTGATTGGCTGGTTGAAATCACGTGAGTCAAAGACAAAATATTTCTTCTCTGTATGTACAGGGGCGTTTGCATTGGGGAAAGCAGGACTTCTGGATAATAAGACTGCTACCACTTTTCATCTCAGCATTGATAACCTTAAGAAATCTTTTTCTAAAACGACGGTCGTTTCTGACGCCCGCTTTGTTGACAATGGAACGGTGATCACTACGGCAGGGATCTCTGCAGGAATCGATGGAGCGCTTCATCTTGTGGCAAAGCTCAAAGGCGAGAAGGCAGCCATCGATGCAGCGTATTATATGGAGTATGATAAATGGACGCCAAAGCAGGGGCTTATTCTCGAAGCCAAACCCTGA
- a CDS encoding helix-turn-helix domain-containing protein, which produces MRTAVFLIPPDVHLLDISGPAHVFYEAQDYGAPLQLRFVSLYPGVSEGTSTSGLAFAKLENFEKIALSKDDIVFIPGLDSRFLTDKKFLQGIKRFLQWITTQHGRGAKICSVCTGAFLLAESGLLKGHQATTHWKFQQLLKERYPQVEVMSNRLFTQDDQLYCSAGVASGIDLGLYLLEEMYGTRFSAAIAREVVIYLRRGKEDPQLSVFLQYRNHLEDRIHKIQEWLSQHLDRKFTAESLAELVHTSGRNLTRLFKDTTGITIGEYVEKLRVSQALQLLHEKQKVESVAKACGLKSTNQLRTLLKRHAGILPSEVLS; this is translated from the coding sequence ATGCGCACTGCGGTATTTCTGATACCACCGGATGTTCATTTGCTGGATATCAGCGGACCTGCTCACGTGTTTTATGAAGCTCAGGATTACGGTGCTCCCTTGCAGTTAAGATTTGTTTCGCTTTACCCCGGTGTGTCGGAAGGAACCAGTACCAGCGGACTTGCTTTTGCAAAGCTTGAAAATTTCGAAAAGATAGCACTAAGCAAAGATGATATCGTTTTTATTCCAGGACTTGATTCCCGTTTTCTGACGGATAAAAAGTTCCTGCAGGGAATCAAAAGGTTCTTGCAATGGATCACTACCCAGCATGGCAGGGGTGCAAAGATATGTTCTGTGTGTACCGGTGCATTTTTACTGGCGGAGTCAGGATTGCTTAAAGGTCATCAGGCAACAACACACTGGAAATTCCAACAACTATTAAAGGAGAGATATCCGCAGGTTGAGGTGATGTCCAACAGGCTCTTTACTCAGGATGATCAGCTTTATTGCAGTGCAGGAGTTGCTTCCGGTATTGACCTTGGACTTTATCTCCTGGAAGAAATGTATGGAACCCGTTTCTCAGCAGCCATTGCACGAGAGGTGGTGATCTATCTTCGGCGGGGAAAGGAAGACCCGCAGCTCAGTGTATTTCTTCAGTACCGCAACCATCTTGAAGATCGTATTCATAAGATACAGGAGTGGTTGTCGCAGCACCTTGACAGGAAATTCACGGCAGAGAGTCTGGCAGAGCTGGTGCACACCAGTGGAAGAAATCTCACCCGTCTTTTTAAAGACACCACCGGAATTACGATCGGCGAATATGTTGAAAAGCTTCGTGTTTCTCAGGCTCTTCAGTTGCTTCATGAAAAACAGAAGGTTGAAAGTGTCGCAAAAGCATGTGGGCTGAAAAGCACCAACCAGCTGAGAACATTGCTCAAACGTCACGCCGGCATTTTGCCCTCCGAAGTATTGTCCTGA
- a CDS encoding MmcQ/YjbR family DNA-binding protein, which yields MVSIASFRKLALSFPEAIEQPHFDNPSFRVAKKIFVTLSEKNKRACVKLSEIDQSVFSNFDKTVVFPVPNKWGKQGWTFVMLSKVRKEMLTDILTTSYCGVAPKRLSRVFKD from the coding sequence ATGGTGAGCATAGCATCTTTCAGAAAACTGGCATTGTCATTCCCTGAGGCAATTGAACAGCCGCATTTTGACAACCCATCTTTTCGGGTCGCCAAAAAGATATTTGTGACTCTTTCAGAGAAGAATAAAAGAGCATGTGTGAAATTATCAGAGATCGATCAATCTGTTTTTTCAAACTTTGACAAGACGGTGGTTTTTCCTGTTCCTAACAAATGGGGAAAGCAAGGATGGACCTTTGTTATGCTCAGTAAAGTGAGAAAGGAGATGTTGACTGATATTCTCACCACCTCATATTGTGGTGTTGCTCCCAAACGACTCTCCCGCGTTTTTAAAGATTGA
- a CDS encoding (Fe-S)-binding protein, with the protein MKVALFIPCYVDQFYPKVGINTLELLEKLGCEVEFPLRQTCCGQPMANAGFASDAQTCNANVISNFKGYDYIVCPSGSCVLHIKEHLQPAESNEVRKIQSSIYELTEFLVDILKVGQLNASFAHKVGLHVSCHGQRGLHLSSMSELMTPAFSKPAKLLGMVQGLELAELSRKDECCGFGGTFCITEEAVSVAMGKDRVHDHIDKGAEYITGVDMSCLMHLEGILNRQKSSVKVMHIAEILNSNF; encoded by the coding sequence ATGAAAGTGGCGCTCTTTATTCCATGCTACGTTGATCAGTTCTATCCAAAGGTTGGAATCAACACATTGGAATTACTGGAAAAGCTGGGATGCGAAGTTGAATTTCCACTCCGGCAGACATGCTGCGGTCAACCGATGGCCAATGCAGGATTTGCTTCCGATGCTCAAACATGTAATGCCAACGTTATTTCAAATTTTAAGGGTTACGACTATATCGTCTGCCCTTCCGGAAGCTGTGTCCTTCATATCAAAGAGCATCTTCAGCCGGCTGAAAGCAATGAAGTAAGAAAAATACAGTCATCGATTTACGAGCTGACAGAGTTCCTTGTGGATATATTGAAGGTCGGTCAGTTAAATGCTTCGTTTGCTCATAAGGTTGGGCTTCATGTGAGTTGCCATGGACAAAGAGGTCTTCATCTCTCTTCTATGAGTGAGTTAATGACACCTGCTTTCTCAAAACCAGCAAAACTTCTGGGAATGGTCCAGGGATTAGAGCTGGCAGAGCTTTCCCGTAAAGATGAATGCTGTGGATTCGGAGGGACTTTCTGCATCACGGAAGAAGCTGTTTCAGTCGCTATGGGAAAAGACCGGGTTCATGATCATATTGACAAGGGGGCGGAATATATCACAGGTGTGGATATGAGTTGCCTGATGCACCTGGAAGGAATTCTTAACCGTCAGAAGAGCAGCGTGAAAGTAATGCACATTGCTGAAATCCTTAACAGCAACTTCTGA
- a CDS encoding lactate utilization protein has product MDHAKAAKLFNRDEERTRWHDETLWRVRTNRDNAAHKVDDWEKLREAASQIKSHTLSNLDQYLVEFETKAKANGFEVHWASDAEEHNEIIYEIIRANQIQRIVKSKSMLTEECRMNEYLTIKGIEVVDTDLGERIVQFRKEHPSHIVLPAIHLKREDIGETFHQHLGTEKGATDPQYLTEAARQHLREKFITAQLAITGVNFALAETGGFVICTNEGNADMGTHLAKIHIASMGIEKIIPKVEHLAVFLRLLARSATGQPITTYSSHFHKPHAGQKLHIVIVDNGRSAQLGRPDFRDSLKCIRCGACFNTCPVYRRSGGHSYHNAVAGPIGSVLAPNLNMRENADLPFASTLCGSCTNVCPVKINLHDQLWKWRQILMKEGYGSTSKKAGIQVLNSVLSTPGKYDLIGKIARVMLRAFPWIAKNKMFNPWYRQREMPAVPRQSFKSWYIENRNRS; this is encoded by the coding sequence ATGGATCACGCAAAGGCAGCAAAATTATTCAATAGGGATGAAGAGCGCACCCGCTGGCACGATGAAACACTTTGGCGTGTTCGCACCAACCGAGACAACGCTGCTCATAAAGTTGATGACTGGGAAAAATTACGTGAAGCAGCGTCACAGATCAAATCACATACCCTTTCCAATCTTGATCAGTACCTGGTTGAATTTGAAACAAAAGCCAAAGCAAATGGCTTTGAAGTTCACTGGGCTTCGGATGCAGAGGAGCACAATGAGATCATCTATGAGATTATAAGAGCCAATCAGATTCAAAGGATCGTCAAAAGCAAATCGATGCTCACAGAAGAGTGCCGAATGAATGAGTACCTGACTATCAAAGGCATTGAAGTTGTTGACACAGACCTCGGCGAACGGATTGTACAATTCAGAAAAGAACACCCAAGCCATATCGTGCTGCCTGCTATTCACCTGAAGCGTGAAGACATTGGAGAAACCTTCCATCAGCATCTCGGAACAGAAAAAGGCGCAACGGATCCACAATATCTGACGGAAGCTGCACGACAGCACTTGCGTGAAAAATTTATTACCGCTCAGCTGGCGATCACAGGAGTGAACTTCGCCCTGGCAGAAACCGGTGGATTTGTTATCTGCACCAATGAAGGGAATGCAGATATGGGTACTCATCTTGCAAAGATTCATATTGCAAGCATGGGTATTGAAAAGATCATTCCCAAAGTTGAGCACCTGGCAGTCTTCCTGCGGCTCCTGGCACGGAGTGCGACTGGTCAGCCGATCACAACGTATTCAAGTCACTTTCATAAACCTCATGCAGGACAAAAACTACACATTGTAATAGTAGACAATGGACGTTCCGCTCAACTGGGTAGACCGGATTTCAGAGACTCATTGAAGTGCATTCGGTGTGGAGCATGCTTCAATACCTGTCCGGTGTATCGCAGAAGCGGTGGACATAGTTATCACAATGCTGTTGCGGGTCCGATAGGTTCAGTGCTTGCGCCCAATCTCAATATGAGGGAGAATGCAGATCTTCCGTTTGCTTCTACCCTGTGCGGCTCTTGTACCAATGTTTGTCCAGTGAAAATTAATCTTCATGATCAGCTTTGGAAATGGAGACAGATCTTAATGAAGGAAGGTTATGGTTCCACGTCGAAGAAGGCAGGCATTCAGGTTCTGAATTCAGTTTTATCAACTCCGGGGAAATATGATCTCATTGGAAAGATTGCAAGAGTAATGCTCAGGGCATTTCCATGGATCGCTAAAAATAAAATGTTCAATCCCTGGTATAGGCAAAGAGAGATGCCGGCAGTTCCGCGTCAAAGCTTTAAATCCTGGTACATTGAAAACAGAAACAGATCATGA
- a CDS encoding LUD domain-containing protein: MSSREKILGDIKKNKPPLAPLPQWTWDSPVMDAAQNFIIAIKNVSGKVVEISNIAEARENILNTHGEQQRIVDRISSITSQDIESEDALSLEKIEVGIIEGQVGVAENGAIWVDQANTGHRALPFICQHLCIVLETSRIVPTMHEAYSLINVKKEGFGTFIAGPSKTADIEQALVIGAHGPRSLTVFLLKN; encoded by the coding sequence ATGAGTTCACGGGAAAAAATACTAGGTGATATTAAAAAGAATAAGCCGCCGCTTGCTCCTCTTCCACAATGGACATGGGATTCTCCCGTAATGGATGCTGCTCAGAATTTTATAATTGCAATAAAAAATGTCAGCGGCAAAGTAGTTGAGATAAGTAACATTGCGGAAGCAAGAGAAAACATTTTAAACACTCACGGTGAACAACAGAGGATCGTCGACCGGATCTCATCAATAACTTCTCAAGATATTGAATCAGAGGATGCATTGAGTCTGGAGAAAATTGAAGTTGGCATTATTGAAGGTCAGGTAGGAGTTGCAGAGAATGGTGCTATATGGGTTGATCAAGCGAACACAGGGCATCGTGCGCTGCCATTCATTTGTCAGCACCTATGCATAGTGTTGGAAACCAGCAGGATTGTTCCAACGATGCATGAAGCTTATTCCTTGATCAATGTAAAGAAAGAAGGGTTTGGAACATTTATAGCGGGGCCGTCAAAAACTGCAGACATTGAACAGGCACTTGTCATCGGCGCACATGGTCCAAGAAGCCTGACGGTATTCCTGTTGAAAAACTAA
- the asnB gene encoding asparagine synthase (glutamine-hydrolyzing), with the protein MCRIAGIVSFEGQQENRKSLLLMLNAMAHGGPDAEGVYFDGPVVFGHRRLSIIDLSIAGNQPMISADSEVIISFNGEIYNFMNIRRSLEDLGVFFTTKSDTEVILQAYQAWGTKAFDLFEGIFAFAIYDKKKGKVFLVRDHIGIKPLYYYIKDGKLIFSSEVRGFKSMNPEWPEFEDWKILFLAFGSIPHPYTTLMDVHQLPAGSYLELTLNDFSNEVHTYYSESNTSVIPSNSSEDLKTMQFAIQDAIRRNMISDAPIGIFLSGGIDSSLLVLLADRIRSGVNTISINFDEGYYDEHQYQQLALEETLNVDHTSHRITEQMFWDNLDDFWKAMDQPSIDGVNSYFSAKSARKDGLKVALSGLGADEIFGGYPSFKRITWLKRIRNLPFKRLIGKIMGWKNHAYRRIMFLNLPGIIGDYLFLRGIHTPDFIASILHVPEERVWKALQKVKIDFSPKSEDMDYVSRLESKIYMTNQLLKDTDCMGMWHGLEIRVPFLDIDLIKKVESIPPAQRYKQGWPKYLLTASNQHILPPKIIFRKKKGFTFPLETWMRVSKNRFRNLIKMENGVIKIVKSFENGQGHWSKYWSLIVLHKFGPEANPRGTPIKKPIN; encoded by the coding sequence ATGTGTAGAATAGCGGGTATAGTTTCTTTTGAGGGTCAGCAGGAAAATAGGAAAAGCTTATTGCTGATGCTGAATGCTATGGCTCATGGAGGTCCTGATGCAGAAGGCGTTTATTTTGATGGCCCCGTTGTTTTTGGTCACCGCCGGCTTTCAATCATCGATCTTTCTATTGCCGGCAATCAGCCAATGATCAGTGCCGATTCAGAGGTTATTATTTCCTTTAACGGCGAGATCTATAATTTCATGAACATCCGTAGATCGCTTGAAGATCTTGGTGTTTTTTTTACCACGAAATCAGATACAGAAGTAATCCTCCAGGCATATCAGGCCTGGGGCACAAAAGCCTTTGACCTTTTTGAAGGAATTTTTGCATTTGCGATCTATGACAAAAAGAAAGGGAAAGTATTTCTCGTCAGAGATCACATCGGTATCAAGCCGCTCTACTATTACATTAAAGACGGCAAACTCATCTTTTCTTCTGAGGTGCGCGGATTTAAATCCATGAATCCTGAATGGCCGGAGTTTGAAGATTGGAAAATACTTTTCCTGGCATTCGGATCTATCCCACATCCTTATACCACATTGATGGACGTTCATCAGTTGCCTGCTGGTTCATACCTGGAACTTACCTTGAACGATTTTTCAAATGAGGTCCATACTTATTATTCGGAAAGTAATACCAGCGTAATTCCTTCAAATAGTTCTGAAGATCTGAAGACCATGCAGTTTGCCATTCAGGACGCCATCAGGAGAAACATGATCTCTGATGCTCCCATTGGAATATTTCTTAGTGGTGGCATTGATTCATCACTGCTGGTGCTTCTCGCCGACAGAATCCGTTCAGGAGTGAATACGATCTCAATCAATTTTGATGAAGGTTATTATGATGAACATCAATATCAGCAGCTCGCGCTGGAGGAGACATTGAATGTTGATCATACTTCTCATCGTATCACCGAACAAATGTTCTGGGATAATCTTGATGATTTCTGGAAAGCAATGGATCAGCCTTCTATCGACGGAGTAAACTCATACTTCAGTGCAAAGTCCGCGCGCAAGGATGGTTTGAAAGTGGCCTTGTCAGGACTTGGTGCAGATGAGATATTCGGTGGATATCCTTCTTTCAAAAGAATAACCTGGCTGAAGCGCATCAGAAATCTTCCATTCAAAAGACTCATCGGAAAAATAATGGGATGGAAGAATCATGCCTATCGGAGGATCATGTTTTTAAATTTACCAGGCATCATCGGTGATTATCTTTTCCTAAGAGGTATCCATACTCCCGACTTCATTGCAAGCATTCTTCATGTTCCGGAAGAAAGAGTTTGGAAAGCATTGCAGAAGGTTAAAATTGATTTCAGTCCTAAATCAGAGGACATGGATTATGTGTCCAGGCTTGAATCAAAGATCTACATGACCAATCAATTGTTAAAGGATACTGATTGCATGGGCATGTGGCACGGACTCGAAATACGGGTTCCTTTTCTCGATATTGACCTCATTAAGAAAGTGGAGAGCATTCCCCCCGCTCAACGGTATAAACAGGGCTGGCCTAAGTATCTTCTTACAGCTTCCAACCAGCATATTCTTCCTCCTAAAATTATTTTTCGCAAGAAGAAGGGATTTACATTCCCGCTGGAGACATGGATGAGAGTGAGCAAGAACCGTTTTAGAAATCTGATAAAGATGGAGAATGGTGTAATAAAGATTGTAAAGTCTTTTGAAAATGGTCAGGGTCACTGGAGTAAATACTGGAGTCTCATTGTTCTTCATAAATTTGGTCCCGAGGCAAATCCAAGAGGCACTCCAATAAAAAAGCCTATCAATTAG
- a CDS encoding aminoacyl-tRNA hydrolase has protein sequence MKFLIAGLGNIGPEYELTRHNIGFLTLDRLADVHKLEFKTERLADRAEFKFKGKQVHLIKPNTFMNLSGKAVAYWLQELKIPKENLLVIVDDLALPFGSQRLKTKGSSAGHNGLKNIELVLGGQEYSRLRMGIGSDFSKGQQVDFVLSNFRKEELTALPDIMDKAIETTLSFCTIGVERTMNFFNN, from the coding sequence ATGAAATTCCTCATCGCCGGTCTTGGCAATATCGGCCCAGAATACGAACTCACCCGTCACAACATCGGGTTTCTCACCCTCGACCGCCTCGCCGACGTCCATAAACTTGAGTTCAAAACAGAACGCCTCGCCGACAGAGCCGAATTCAAATTCAAAGGAAAGCAGGTCCACCTCATCAAACCCAACACCTTCATGAACCTGAGCGGCAAGGCCGTCGCATACTGGCTACAAGAACTCAAGATCCCAAAAGAAAATCTATTGGTTATCGTCGATGATCTCGCATTGCCCTTCGGCAGCCAGCGCCTCAAGACCAAAGGCAGTTCTGCCGGTCACAATGGATTGAAAAATATTGAGCTTGTACTGGGTGGTCAGGAATACTCACGTCTCCGCATGGGGATCGGCAGTGATTTCTCCAAAGGTCAGCAGGTAGACTTTGTATTAAGCAATTTCAGGAAAGAAGAACTCACAGCACTTCCCGACATCATGGATAAAGCCATCGAGACCACGCTTTCCTTCTGCACCATCGGCGTAGAACGCACGATGAACTTCTTTAATAACTAG